DNA sequence from the Myxococcota bacterium genome:
ACCGGCGAGATGCGGAAGGCCCCCGAGGTCGAGAGGCGCAAGCTGCGCAGGATCCTGAAGCGCATCCCGGCCTCCTTCGAGGCCGGCTCGATGCGCGGCAAGGGCTACATCAAGAACGTCTCGAAGGAAGGCGTCTTCGTGCGCTCCAGCGTCCTGCCGCCCGTGGGCGCCGACGTGCGCATCGTCTTCCCCGACCGCAACGGCACCAAGATCGAGGCGCGCGGCCTGGTGCGCTGGAC
Encoded proteins:
- a CDS encoding PilZ domain-containing protein; translated protein: MRKAPEVERRKLRRILKRIPASFEAGSMRGKGYIKNVSKEGVFVRSSVLPPVGADVRIVFPDRNGTKIEARGLVRWTTDQLAPAEKAKPGFGVYIPRGNETFDEFFEQILLG